The Scyliorhinus canicula chromosome 17, sScyCan1.1, whole genome shotgun sequence DNA window ggagcaggtgaacggtctctccccggtgtgaacgcgctggtgcgtcagaagggtggatgagcgactgaatcccttcccacacacggagcaggtgaacggcctctccccagtgtgaacttgctggtgcttCAGCAGGTTTGACGAATCAGCGAATCTCTTCTCACACTGAGTGCAggtaaatggtctctccccagtgtgaactcgctggtgtttccgcagggcgGATAACTGATTAAATCCCTTGTCACACACGGAGCAgaggaacggcctctccccagtgtgaacacgctcatgtttcagcagggtggatgaatcagcgaatctcttcccacaatcggagcaggtgaacggcctctccccagtgtgaacccgcagGTGTCTCGACAGGGTAGATGATTCAGTGAATGCctgcccacagtcagagcaggtgaatggcttctctccgGTATGGCGGCGCCGATGGATTTCCAGCTGGGAAGGGC harbors:
- the LOC119952226 gene encoding zinc finger protein 391-like, whose product is MEKPWKCGDCGRGFICPSQLEIHRRRHTGEKPFTCSDCGQAFTESSTLSRHLRVHTGERPFTCSDCGKRFADSSTLLKHERVHTGERPFLCSVCDKGFNQLSALRKHQRVHTGERPFTCTQCEKRFADSSNLLKHQQVHTGERPFTCSVCGKGFSRSSTLLTHQRVHTGERPFTCSDCGKGFTQLGHLRTHQRVHKQ